The following are from one region of the Theropithecus gelada isolate Dixy chromosome 6, Tgel_1.0, whole genome shotgun sequence genome:
- the PDE4D gene encoding cAMP-specific 3',5'-cyclic phosphodiesterase 4D isoform X10 — protein MYIHTYNQSKMPEANYLLSVSWGYIKFKRMLNRELTHLSEMSRSGNQVSEFISNTFLDKQHEVEIPSPTQKEKEKKKRPMSQISGVKKLMHSSSLTNSSIPRFGVKTEQEDVLAKELEDVNKWGLHVFRIAELSGNRPLTVIMHTIFQERDLLKTFKIPVDTLITYLMTLEDHYHADVAYHNNIHAADVVQSTHVLLSTPALEAVFTDLEILAAIFASAIHDVDHPGVSNQFLINTNSELALMYNDSSVLENHHLAVGFKLLQEENCDIFQNLTKKQRQSLRKMVIDIVLATDMSKHMNLLADLKTMVETKKVTSSGVLLLDNYSDRIQVLQNMVHCADLSNPTKPLQLYRQWTDRIMEEFFRQGDRERERGMEISPMCDKHNASVEKSQVGFIDYIVHPLWETWADLVHPDAQDILDTLEDNREWYQSTIPQSPSPAPDDPEEGRQGQTEKFQFELTLEEDGESDTEKDSGSQVEEDTSCSDSKTLCTQDSESTEIPLDEQVEEEAVGEEEESQPEACVIDDRSPDT, from the exons atgtatatacacacatataatcaATCAAAAATGCCTGAAGCAAACTATTTACTGTCAGTGTCTTGGGGCTACATAAAG tttaaaaGGATGCTTAATCGGGAGCTCACCCATCTCTCTGAAATGAGTCGGTCTGGAAATCAAGTGTCAGAGTTTATATCAAACACATTCTTAG ATAAGCAACATGAAGTGGAAATTCCTTCTCCAActcagaaggaaaaggagaaaaagaaaagaccaatgtCTCAGATCAGTGGAGTCAAGAAATTGATGCACAGCTCTAGTCTGACTAATTCAAGTATTCCAAGGTTTGGAGTTAAAACTGAACAAGAAGATGTCCTTGCCAAG gAACTAGAAGATGTGAACAAATGGGGTCTTCATGTTTTCAGAATAGCAGAGTTGTCTGGTAACCGGCCCTTGACTGTTATCATGCACACCATTTTTCAG gaACGggatttattaaaaacatttaaaattccaGTAGATACTTTAATTACATATCTTATGACTCTTGAAGACCATTACCATGCTGATGTGGCCTATCACAACAATATCCATGCTGCAGATGTTGTCCAGTCTACTCATGTGCTATTGTCTACACCTGCTTTGGAG GCCGTGTTTACAGATTTGGAGATTCTTGCAGCAATTTTTGCCAGTGCAATACATGATGTAGATCATCCTGGTGTGTCCAATCAATTTCTGATCAATACAA aTTCTGAACTTGCCTTGATGTACAACGATTCCTCGGTCTTAGAGAACCATCATTTGGCTGTGGGCTTTAAATTGCTTCAGGAAGAAAACTGTGACATTTTCCAGAATTTgaccaaaaaacaaagacaatctTTAAGGAAAATGGTCATTGACATT GTACTTGCAACAGATATGTCAAAACACATGAATCTACTAGCTGATTTGAAGACTATGGTTGAAACTAAGAAAGTGACAAGCTCTGGAGTTCTTCTTCTTGATAATTATTCCGATAGGATTCAG GTTCTTCAGAATATGGTGCATTGTGCAGATCTGAGCAACCCAACAAAGCCTCTCCAACTGTACCGCCAGTGGACGGACCGGATAATGGAGGAGTTCTTCCGCCAAGGAGACCGAGAGAGGGAACGTGGCATGGAGATAAGCCCCATGTGTGACAAGCACAATGCTTCCGTGGAAAAATCACAG gTGGGCTTCATAGACTATATTGTTCATCCCCTCTGGGAGACATGGGCAGACCTTGTCCACCCTGACGCCCAGGACATTTTGGACACTTTGGAGGACAATCGTGAATGGTACCAGAGCACAATCCCTCAGAGCCCCTCTCCTGCACCTGATGACCCAGAAGAGGGCCGGCAGGGCCAAACTGAGAAATTCCAGTTTGAACTAACTTTAGAGGAAGATGGTGAGTCAGACACAGAAAAGGACAGTGGCAGTCAAGTGGAGGAAGACACTAGTTGCAGTGACTCCAAGACTCTTTGTACTCAAGACTCGGAGTCTACTGAAATTCCCCTCGATGAACAGGTTGAAGAGGAGGCAgtaggggaagaagaggaaagccAGCCTGAAGCCTGTGTCATAGATGATCGTTCCCCTGACACGTAA
- the PDE4D gene encoding cAMP-specific 3',5'-cyclic phosphodiesterase 4D isoform X9: MCNQPSINKATITEEAYQKLASETLEELDWCLDQLETLQTRHSVSEMASNKFKRMLNRELTHLSEMSRSGNQVSEFISNTFLDKQHEVEIPSPTQKEKEKKKRPMSQISGVKKLMHSSSLTNSSIPRFGVKTEQEDVLAKELEDVNKWGLHVFRIAELSGNRPLTVIMHTIFQERDLLKTFKIPVDTLITYLMTLEDHYHADVAYHNNIHAADVVQSTHVLLSTPALEAVFTDLEILAAIFASAIHDVDHPGVSNQFLINTNSELALMYNDSSVLENHHLAVGFKLLQEENCDIFQNLTKKQRQSLRKMVIDIVLATDMSKHMNLLADLKTMVETKKVTSSGVLLLDNYSDRIQVLQNMVHCADLSNPTKPLQLYRQWTDRIMEEFFRQGDRERERGMEISPMCDKHNASVEKSQVGFIDYIVHPLWETWADLVHPDAQDILDTLEDNREWYQSTIPQSPSPAPDDPEEGRQGQTEKFQFELTLEEDGESDTEKDSGSQVEEDTSCSDSKTLCTQDSESTEIPLDEQVEEEAVGEEEESQPEACVIDDRSPDT; the protein is encoded by the exons tttaaaaGGATGCTTAATCGGGAGCTCACCCATCTCTCTGAAATGAGTCGGTCTGGAAATCAAGTGTCAGAGTTTATATCAAACACATTCTTAG ATAAGCAACATGAAGTGGAAATTCCTTCTCCAActcagaaggaaaaggagaaaaagaaaagaccaatgtCTCAGATCAGTGGAGTCAAGAAATTGATGCACAGCTCTAGTCTGACTAATTCAAGTATTCCAAGGTTTGGAGTTAAAACTGAACAAGAAGATGTCCTTGCCAAG gAACTAGAAGATGTGAACAAATGGGGTCTTCATGTTTTCAGAATAGCAGAGTTGTCTGGTAACCGGCCCTTGACTGTTATCATGCACACCATTTTTCAG gaACGggatttattaaaaacatttaaaattccaGTAGATACTTTAATTACATATCTTATGACTCTTGAAGACCATTACCATGCTGATGTGGCCTATCACAACAATATCCATGCTGCAGATGTTGTCCAGTCTACTCATGTGCTATTGTCTACACCTGCTTTGGAG GCCGTGTTTACAGATTTGGAGATTCTTGCAGCAATTTTTGCCAGTGCAATACATGATGTAGATCATCCTGGTGTGTCCAATCAATTTCTGATCAATACAA aTTCTGAACTTGCCTTGATGTACAACGATTCCTCGGTCTTAGAGAACCATCATTTGGCTGTGGGCTTTAAATTGCTTCAGGAAGAAAACTGTGACATTTTCCAGAATTTgaccaaaaaacaaagacaatctTTAAGGAAAATGGTCATTGACATT GTACTTGCAACAGATATGTCAAAACACATGAATCTACTAGCTGATTTGAAGACTATGGTTGAAACTAAGAAAGTGACAAGCTCTGGAGTTCTTCTTCTTGATAATTATTCCGATAGGATTCAG GTTCTTCAGAATATGGTGCATTGTGCAGATCTGAGCAACCCAACAAAGCCTCTCCAACTGTACCGCCAGTGGACGGACCGGATAATGGAGGAGTTCTTCCGCCAAGGAGACCGAGAGAGGGAACGTGGCATGGAGATAAGCCCCATGTGTGACAAGCACAATGCTTCCGTGGAAAAATCACAG gTGGGCTTCATAGACTATATTGTTCATCCCCTCTGGGAGACATGGGCAGACCTTGTCCACCCTGACGCCCAGGACATTTTGGACACTTTGGAGGACAATCGTGAATGGTACCAGAGCACAATCCCTCAGAGCCCCTCTCCTGCACCTGATGACCCAGAAGAGGGCCGGCAGGGCCAAACTGAGAAATTCCAGTTTGAACTAACTTTAGAGGAAGATGGTGAGTCAGACACAGAAAAGGACAGTGGCAGTCAAGTGGAGGAAGACACTAGTTGCAGTGACTCCAAGACTCTTTGTACTCAAGACTCGGAGTCTACTGAAATTCCCCTCGATGAACAGGTTGAAGAGGAGGCAgtaggggaagaagaggaaagccAGCCTGAAGCCTGTGTCATAGATGATCGTTCCCCTGACACGTAA
- the PDE4D gene encoding cAMP-specific 3',5'-cyclic phosphodiesterase 4D isoform X11, whose product MASNKFKRMLNRELTHLSEMSRSGNQVSEFISNTFLDKQHEVEIPSPTQKEKEKKKRPMSQISGVKKLMHSSSLTNSSIPRFGVKTEQEDVLAKELEDVNKWGLHVFRIAELSGNRPLTVIMHTIFQERDLLKTFKIPVDTLITYLMTLEDHYHADVAYHNNIHAADVVQSTHVLLSTPALEAVFTDLEILAAIFASAIHDVDHPGVSNQFLINTNSELALMYNDSSVLENHHLAVGFKLLQEENCDIFQNLTKKQRQSLRKMVIDIVLATDMSKHMNLLADLKTMVETKKVTSSGVLLLDNYSDRIQVLQNMVHCADLSNPTKPLQLYRQWTDRIMEEFFRQGDRERERGMEISPMCDKHNASVEKSQVGFIDYIVHPLWETWADLVHPDAQDILDTLEDNREWYQSTIPQSPSPAPDDPEEGRQGQTEKFQFELTLEEDGESDTEKDSGSQVEEDTSCSDSKTLCTQDSESTEIPLDEQVEEEAVGEEEESQPEACVIDDRSPDT is encoded by the exons tttaaaaGGATGCTTAATCGGGAGCTCACCCATCTCTCTGAAATGAGTCGGTCTGGAAATCAAGTGTCAGAGTTTATATCAAACACATTCTTAG ATAAGCAACATGAAGTGGAAATTCCTTCTCCAActcagaaggaaaaggagaaaaagaaaagaccaatgtCTCAGATCAGTGGAGTCAAGAAATTGATGCACAGCTCTAGTCTGACTAATTCAAGTATTCCAAGGTTTGGAGTTAAAACTGAACAAGAAGATGTCCTTGCCAAG gAACTAGAAGATGTGAACAAATGGGGTCTTCATGTTTTCAGAATAGCAGAGTTGTCTGGTAACCGGCCCTTGACTGTTATCATGCACACCATTTTTCAG gaACGggatttattaaaaacatttaaaattccaGTAGATACTTTAATTACATATCTTATGACTCTTGAAGACCATTACCATGCTGATGTGGCCTATCACAACAATATCCATGCTGCAGATGTTGTCCAGTCTACTCATGTGCTATTGTCTACACCTGCTTTGGAG GCCGTGTTTACAGATTTGGAGATTCTTGCAGCAATTTTTGCCAGTGCAATACATGATGTAGATCATCCTGGTGTGTCCAATCAATTTCTGATCAATACAA aTTCTGAACTTGCCTTGATGTACAACGATTCCTCGGTCTTAGAGAACCATCATTTGGCTGTGGGCTTTAAATTGCTTCAGGAAGAAAACTGTGACATTTTCCAGAATTTgaccaaaaaacaaagacaatctTTAAGGAAAATGGTCATTGACATT GTACTTGCAACAGATATGTCAAAACACATGAATCTACTAGCTGATTTGAAGACTATGGTTGAAACTAAGAAAGTGACAAGCTCTGGAGTTCTTCTTCTTGATAATTATTCCGATAGGATTCAG GTTCTTCAGAATATGGTGCATTGTGCAGATCTGAGCAACCCAACAAAGCCTCTCCAACTGTACCGCCAGTGGACGGACCGGATAATGGAGGAGTTCTTCCGCCAAGGAGACCGAGAGAGGGAACGTGGCATGGAGATAAGCCCCATGTGTGACAAGCACAATGCTTCCGTGGAAAAATCACAG gTGGGCTTCATAGACTATATTGTTCATCCCCTCTGGGAGACATGGGCAGACCTTGTCCACCCTGACGCCCAGGACATTTTGGACACTTTGGAGGACAATCGTGAATGGTACCAGAGCACAATCCCTCAGAGCCCCTCTCCTGCACCTGATGACCCAGAAGAGGGCCGGCAGGGCCAAACTGAGAAATTCCAGTTTGAACTAACTTTAGAGGAAGATGGTGAGTCAGACACAGAAAAGGACAGTGGCAGTCAAGTGGAGGAAGACACTAGTTGCAGTGACTCCAAGACTCTTTGTACTCAAGACTCGGAGTCTACTGAAATTCCCCTCGATGAACAGGTTGAAGAGGAGGCAgtaggggaagaagaggaaagccAGCCTGAAGCCTGTGTCATAGATGATCGTTCCCCTGACACGTAA